In one Gemmatimonadales bacterium genomic region, the following are encoded:
- a CDS encoding cytochrome c, giving the protein MDSETYQGWKQYSLHCSRCHGDEALGTTFGPDLVTSLGPDGDISSKEQFLEVLRGSRSSKGMPSAAKMGLDSVYIEGLYRYLSGRGSGRLKGGRPARLEHPADH; this is encoded by the coding sequence GTGGACTCCGAGACCTATCAGGGCTGGAAGCAGTACAGCCTGCACTGTTCCCGTTGTCACGGCGATGAGGCACTGGGAACGACGTTCGGTCCCGATCTGGTGACGTCGTTGGGACCTGACGGAGACATCTCCTCCAAGGAGCAGTTCCTCGAGGTGCTCCGCGGGTCACGCTCCAGCAAGGGCATGCCGAGCGCGGCCAAGATGGGGCTCGATTCCGTCTACATCGAGGGCCTGTACCGCTACCTCTCCGGGCGAGGGTCGGGCCGGCTCAAGGGAGGGCGCCCCGCCCGGTTAGAGCACCCCGCGGACCACTAG
- a CDS encoding N-acetylmuramoyl-L-alanine amidase-like domain-containing protein, with protein MHTPVSRRDLLKHAAVAAAAILLPARRIWAGTPRPDPDHTRLRAWTSALRTEGLSRRDAPLGRATVRVGELAAGTPYEPFTLEAYLRAGDSPSREPLTLSLTRFDCTTLVEACLAVARVAAQDGAPSWEHFGRAIERMRYRGGERRGYPSRLHYFSEWISDGARRGLVKDLGAELGGIEDARPLRFMTEHRGRYPALADEAVFQAITRMEHRLDGHARRVVPTARIPELADRIETGDVLGFATEIPGLDVTHAALAYRDEGGVLRVLHAPLSGGVVQVTRATLPEYVAAIRRATGILVARPLWG; from the coding sequence GTGCACACACCCGTATCCCGTAGAGACCTCCTCAAACACGCGGCCGTCGCCGCCGCGGCCATCCTGCTCCCGGCTCGGCGGATCTGGGCCGGAACGCCGCGGCCGGACCCCGACCACACGCGCCTCCGCGCGTGGACATCGGCGCTTCGCACCGAGGGATTGTCCCGGCGGGATGCCCCGCTCGGGCGTGCTACCGTCCGCGTGGGCGAGCTGGCCGCCGGCACGCCCTACGAGCCGTTCACCCTCGAGGCCTACCTGCGTGCCGGCGACAGCCCGTCGCGAGAGCCGCTGACCCTGTCGCTCACCAGGTTCGACTGCACCACGCTGGTGGAGGCGTGCCTCGCGGTGGCGCGAGTGGCGGCGCAGGATGGCGCGCCCTCCTGGGAACACTTCGGCCGAGCGATCGAACGGATGCGTTACCGCGGCGGGGAGCGGCGGGGGTACCCGTCCCGGCTGCACTACTTCAGCGAATGGATCAGCGACGGCGCGCGGCGCGGGCTGGTGAAGGACCTTGGCGCGGAGCTGGGCGGGATCGAGGATGCCCGCCCGCTGCGGTTCATGACCGAGCATCGCGGCAGGTACCCCGCACTGGCGGATGAGGCTGTGTTTCAGGCGATCACCAGGATGGAACACCGGCTGGACGGCCATGCGCGCCGGGTGGTACCCACCGCGCGCATTCCCGAGCTGGCTGACCGCATCGAGACCGGAGACGTGCTCGGGTTCGCCACGGAGATCCCGGGACTGGACGTGACTCACGCCGCCCTCGCCTATCGGGACGAGGGCGGCGTGCTCCGGGTGCTGCACGCTCCGCTGTCCGGGGGAGTGGTCCAAGTCACCCGCGCGACGCTGCCCGAATACGTCGCCGCCATTCGCCGGGCCACCGGGATTCTGGTGGCGCGGCCGCTCTGGGGCTGA
- a CDS encoding PAS domain S-box protein, which translates to MATSPNHLTTSVEDRLRFLAQVLEAVRDSVIFTDLDGRIQYWNRGAEEVFGYPAEEMVGQTPAVLYPSAGSATLAMDLERIMAGGVYVATWEGRRKDGSTVWVDVKTTRVEDSTGAPIGFLGVAKDATDRKRAEEALVQSERRYRQVSQASREALWEWDLERGKVEWSAGAETIFGYAPGAISPNGTLWPDQIHPEDRTRSLAGLNAAVAGTAASWSDEYRMRRKDGTYAVVADRAFIERDPGGRAVRVIGALADITQRKQAEEHYRQVDRLEAVGRLAGGIAHDLNNMLQSILGWAEMLARRFDADSPEATELGRIREPATRAANLTKQLLAFARKDFVRPRPVDVNTVVREAVALLRPLLGSEIEVDLRLAPNLYPVLADQSRLEQVVVNLGLNARDAMPKGGRLGFETSVATLDAGYVQRHGGVAIRPGRYMMLAVSDTGHGMDRATRDRIFEPFYTTKPIGKGTGLGLASVYGTVKQVGGLVWAYSEPGVGTVLKVYLPAYPSG; encoded by the coding sequence ATGGCCACCTCACCGAACCATCTCACCACCTCGGTTGAGGATAGACTGCGCTTTCTAGCGCAGGTGCTCGAAGCGGTCCGCGACAGCGTGATCTTCACCGACCTCGACGGCCGAATCCAGTACTGGAATCGCGGGGCCGAGGAGGTGTTCGGGTACCCGGCCGAGGAGATGGTCGGGCAAACGCCGGCGGTCCTCTATCCGTCGGCAGGCTCGGCCACCCTCGCCATGGACCTGGAACGCATCATGGCAGGCGGGGTCTATGTGGCGACCTGGGAGGGACGGCGGAAGGACGGATCGACGGTCTGGGTGGATGTAAAGACCACGCGGGTGGAGGATTCCACCGGGGCACCCATCGGGTTCCTGGGAGTCGCCAAGGACGCCACCGACCGGAAGCGAGCCGAAGAGGCGCTGGTCCAGAGCGAGCGCCGGTATCGGCAGGTCTCGCAGGCGAGCCGGGAGGCGCTCTGGGAGTGGGACCTCGAGAGGGGCAAGGTCGAATGGAGCGCGGGTGCGGAGACGATCTTCGGCTACGCGCCGGGTGCGATCAGCCCCAATGGCACGCTCTGGCCCGACCAGATCCATCCGGAGGACCGCACCCGTAGCCTGGCTGGACTCAACGCCGCGGTCGCGGGCACGGCCGCGTCATGGTCGGACGAGTACCGGATGCGCCGGAAGGACGGAACCTACGCGGTGGTGGCCGACCGGGCCTTCATCGAACGAGATCCGGGGGGACGAGCGGTGCGCGTGATCGGAGCGTTAGCGGACATCACGCAGCGAAAACAGGCGGAGGAACACTACCGGCAGGTGGACCGGCTGGAGGCCGTGGGCCGCCTGGCAGGGGGCATCGCCCACGACCTCAACAACATGCTGCAGAGCATCCTGGGCTGGGCCGAGATGCTCGCCCGCCGGTTCGACGCCGACTCGCCCGAGGCGACGGAGCTCGGCAGGATTCGAGAGCCCGCCACCCGCGCGGCGAACCTGACCAAGCAGCTGCTTGCCTTCGCCCGGAAGGACTTCGTGCGGCCCCGGCCGGTGGACGTCAACACGGTGGTGCGGGAGGCCGTCGCGTTGCTGCGGCCGCTGCTGGGCTCCGAGATAGAGGTAGACCTGCGACTCGCCCCCAATCTCTACCCAGTGCTCGCCGACCAGTCACGGCTGGAGCAGGTGGTGGTGAACCTCGGGCTCAACGCCCGCGATGCCATGCCGAAGGGTGGGCGGCTGGGCTTCGAGACCAGCGTTGCCACGCTCGATGCCGGCTATGTCCAGCGCCATGGAGGTGTCGCCATTCGTCCGGGCCGCTACATGATGCTGGCCGTGAGCGACACCGGACACGGCATGGACCGCGCAACCCGCGATCGGATCTTCGAGCCGTTCTACACCACCAAGCCCATCGGCAAGGGCACCGGGCTCGGACTCGCCAGCGTCTACGGCACGGTCAAGCAGGTGGGCGGGCTGGTGTGGGCCTACAGCGAGCCGGGCGTCGGTACGGTGCTCAAGGTGTATCTGCCGGCGTATCCGTCAGGTTGA